A window of the Candidatus Poribacteria bacterium genome harbors these coding sequences:
- the prfA gene encoding peptide chain release factor 1, protein MLEKLKDIETKYAEVERALGDPAQVSNQQRLMELSKTHAELSPIVSAYQKYQQLEAALEETQLMLESETDTEIVGLAEEELETLTAQKEELTEELKLLLIPKDPNDEKNVIIEIRAGTGGEEASLFAAELFRMYTRYAERQNWKLEILNSNATGLKGFKEIIFSIEGAEAYSQLKYEGGIHRVQRIPATEASGRIHTSAVTVAVLPEAEALDLEIDEATELRIDTYRSSGPGGQSVNTTDSAIRITHIPTGLVVTCQDEKSQHKNRSKAMKILRARLQEQKQAELNSERSETRRSMVGSGDRSEKIRTYNFPQSRVTDHRIQFSTYQLDSVLDGDIQEFIDRLTTADQAEKLKET, encoded by the coding sequence ATGCTTGAAAAACTTAAGGATATCGAAACTAAATACGCCGAAGTTGAAAGAGCACTCGGAGACCCAGCACAAGTTTCCAATCAACAGCGGTTAATGGAGTTATCCAAAACGCACGCGGAACTCTCGCCTATCGTGTCCGCCTATCAGAAATATCAGCAGTTAGAAGCGGCACTCGAAGAGACGCAGCTCATGCTGGAATCGGAAACGGATACGGAAATAGTCGGGTTAGCAGAGGAAGAGTTGGAAACCCTCACTGCGCAAAAGGAAGAATTAACAGAGGAGCTGAAGCTGCTCCTAATTCCGAAAGATCCGAACGATGAAAAGAACGTTATCATCGAGATCCGGGCAGGGACTGGTGGGGAAGAGGCGAGCCTTTTTGCGGCTGAGTTATTTCGGATGTACACCCGATACGCCGAGCGTCAAAACTGGAAACTTGAGATTCTCAATTCAAATGCGACAGGGTTAAAAGGATTTAAAGAGATCATCTTCTCAATTGAAGGCGCAGAGGCATACAGCCAATTGAAATATGAGGGTGGCATTCACCGGGTCCAACGAATTCCGGCAACGGAAGCGAGTGGTCGTATCCACACCTCCGCTGTGACTGTAGCCGTCCTCCCAGAAGCAGAAGCCCTCGATTTGGAAATTGATGAAGCAACCGAATTGCGAATCGACACCTATCGTTCCTCGGGTCCCGGTGGGCAGAGCGTTAACACAACCGACTCGGCTATCCGGATTACACACATCCCAACGGGGTTGGTCGTAACGTGCCAAGATGAAAAATCTCAGCACAAAAACCGCTCCAAAGCGATGAAGATTCTCCGTGCCCGCCTCCAAGAACAAAAACAGGCTGAACTCAACAGTGAAAGATCGGAGACACGTCGGTCAATGGTCGGAAGCGGGGACAGGAGCGAAAAGATTCGCACTTACAACTTCCCGCAATCTCGCGTCACGGATCATCGAATCCAATTCAGTACCTATCAATTAGATTCCGTCTTAGACGGGGACATACAGGAATTTATTGATCGGTTGACAACGGCTGACCAAGCAGAGAAGTTGAAAGAGACTTAA
- a CDS encoding tetratricopeptide repeat protein, with protein MKFLAQLANFQKFAVIKSMKSYLLIAVILVIGVQIGCVTGNALRTAENLAAEKDYRGALEAYQNVVDTQPGTPEALQSQLAIGELLTEQMSQPAEGIKAYEAVIAAAPESDEAAEAHYNLGMHYYRQKDYETAQAQFDTIINKFPQLELSHNAQLMLAKSYEDAQNFEQAVEIYDNFANRNPRSERAAIAIARKGQIQKENLKDEEEAKRTYQSLVKRYGKVEGTEEEIEKAKQELTALNASIPEPDDPLATQAGRAYARQQATRERDRPRGGVERSRAMGNVETIVADSGFGVSASEVMRNFGGQGGIAGDEQGSYYDAELMIASFFYGDENYRDAGALYFDAIARAEAAKAKIDPYAYLRLSICYRKVGMHQRAKEVLKQAAKRDSGVIEAVINTGRTHYTSESYEQALETYNSVIGLARGKNSEIYWLISLVYQKLGEPEKEREVLERSVAANTQNIDAMQSLAEVLHYRLKDRKTAAIFQDLVDQKGDSYIGSKTLGDLTYKYGNYVQARAKYRAAARTAKRLLGKSENDAEKRELQNQVVYATVLAARATHHLNREEDAQKMIDELAVEYPDHALIPYGRGELALLNDDTETAVAEFKASIEKNPISDIALIALGEYYVSQGYNDDAVALWKGYLANNQYNQNVRRHLKRLKGDEEE; from the coding sequence GTGAAATTCTTGGCACAACTCGCAAACTTCCAGAAATTTGCTGTTATTAAAAGTATGAAGTCTTATCTACTTATTGCTGTTATTTTAGTAATCGGGGTGCAAATCGGATGCGTGACGGGCAATGCCCTACGCACTGCAGAAAATCTCGCTGCAGAGAAAGACTATCGCGGTGCCCTTGAAGCCTATCAAAATGTTGTGGATACTCAACCAGGCACACCAGAAGCCCTCCAATCACAACTCGCCATAGGCGAACTGTTAACTGAACAGATGAGCCAACCGGCAGAAGGTATCAAAGCCTACGAAGCGGTCATCGCTGCAGCCCCAGAAAGCGATGAAGCAGCCGAAGCACACTACAATCTCGGTATGCACTATTACCGACAAAAAGACTACGAAACGGCTCAGGCACAATTTGATACAATTATTAACAAATTCCCACAATTGGAATTGAGCCATAATGCGCAACTGATGTTAGCCAAAAGCTACGAGGACGCGCAGAATTTTGAGCAGGCTGTAGAGATTTACGATAATTTTGCGAATCGTAATCCGAGGAGTGAACGTGCGGCAATAGCCATCGCCCGCAAAGGACAAATCCAGAAAGAAAATCTTAAAGACGAGGAAGAAGCGAAACGCACTTATCAATCACTCGTTAAAAGATATGGAAAGGTCGAAGGCACTGAAGAAGAAATTGAGAAAGCAAAGCAAGAACTGACCGCACTCAACGCCAGCATCCCAGAACCAGATGATCCACTCGCAACCCAAGCAGGCAGAGCTTACGCGCGACAGCAAGCGACGCGCGAACGGGACCGACCGCGCGGGGGCGTTGAGAGAAGTCGTGCGATGGGGAACGTTGAGACTATAGTCGCCGACTCTGGATTTGGTGTCAGTGCGTCAGAAGTGATGCGGAATTTCGGCGGACAAGGGGGCATCGCCGGTGACGAACAGGGCAGTTACTATGACGCAGAGCTTATGATTGCGAGTTTCTTCTACGGTGACGAGAACTACCGGGACGCGGGGGCGTTATACTTTGATGCGATTGCCCGGGCGGAAGCTGCAAAAGCAAAAATTGACCCGTATGCCTATCTGCGACTCTCAATTTGCTATCGCAAAGTTGGAATGCACCAACGTGCGAAAGAGGTATTGAAACAAGCAGCAAAACGAGATAGTGGGGTTATTGAAGCAGTTATTAACACTGGACGTACGCACTATACCTCCGAATCCTACGAGCAGGCACTGGAAACTTACAATTCCGTCATCGGGTTGGCGCGGGGTAAGAATTCTGAAATCTATTGGTTAATCTCGCTGGTCTACCAAAAATTAGGTGAACCTGAAAAGGAACGCGAGGTACTTGAACGTTCAGTTGCTGCGAATACGCAGAACATTGACGCGATGCAAAGCCTCGCCGAAGTCCTGCACTATCGGCTGAAGGATCGGAAAACTGCTGCGATATTTCAGGATCTCGTTGATCAGAAGGGCGATTCCTATATCGGTTCAAAAACGCTCGGCGACCTAACTTATAAGTACGGCAACTACGTCCAGGCCCGTGCGAAGTATAGAGCTGCCGCTCGTACAGCAAAACGGTTGCTCGGTAAGTCAGAAAATGATGCTGAAAAGCGAGAACTTCAAAATCAAGTTGTCTATGCAACGGTCCTCGCTGCACGCGCAACGCATCACCTGAATCGGGAAGAAGATGCCCAAAAGATGATTGATGAGCTGGCGGTAGAATATCCCGATCACGCGCTGATACCTTACGGCAGAGGCGAATTGGCACTTCTTAACGATGATACAGAAACTGCCGTCGCCGAATTCAAAGCATCAATTGAGAAAAATCCGATTTCTGACATTGCGCTGATTGCTCTTGGTGAGTACTATGTCTCACAAGGCTATAACGACGATGCCGTCGCCCTCTGGAAGGGCTATCTGGCGAACAACCAGTATAACCAGAATGTCCGGCGTCACCTTAAAAGGTTGAAGGGGGACGAAGAAGAATAG
- a CDS encoding fumarate reductase/succinate dehydrogenase flavoprotein subunit codes for MASYETHEYDVLIIGAGGAGLRAAIEAATDDLKVGLVCKSLLGKAHTVMAEGGVAAALANVDERDSWRVHFADTMRGGQYLSDARMAELHAQESPDRVRELEAWGALFDRTQDGGILQRNFGGHQYPRLAHVGDRTGLEMIRALQDHGIHQGIEVHMENTIISLLKTGDRVSGAFGYEREKGRFKVFSAKAVVLATGGVGKAYKITSNSWEYTGDGHALAYHAGAELIDMEFVQFHPTGMVWPPSVRGILVTEGVRGEGGVLTNSEGKRFMFDDIPELYVNQTADTPEEGWLYTQGDRDARRPPELLTRDHVARCIVREVQEGRGSPHGGVFLDIAWIKEKIPNAPEHIRRKLPSMYHQFRELAEIDITSEPMEVGPTTHYIMGGIRVDANSQMTAVPGLFAAGECAAGLHGANRLGGNSLSDLLVFGKRAGEYAAQFAMENTSVSLDEAEIETIAAHTLKPFENPADDGSGEKVGPYDIQAQLQEKMQDLVGIARSQESLTQALEEIQNLRGKAENVHAIGNREYNAGWHTALDLDCLLTVSEAIALAALERRASIGAHSRDDYPEKEEPGAGKYNTVIKKTDNGAMEIRRHPVDELRADLKEIIDEMG; via the coding sequence TTGGCATCTTACGAAACTCACGAATATGACGTGCTAATAATCGGAGCCGGTGGTGCTGGACTTCGCGCTGCCATTGAAGCCGCTACGGATGATCTCAAAGTTGGACTTGTATGTAAATCCTTACTCGGCAAGGCACATACTGTGATGGCAGAAGGCGGTGTCGCTGCTGCTTTAGCAAACGTCGATGAAAGAGACAGTTGGCGGGTTCATTTTGCTGACACAATGCGTGGTGGACAGTATCTCTCCGATGCCCGAATGGCAGAACTCCATGCACAGGAATCACCCGATCGCGTCCGGGAACTTGAAGCGTGGGGCGCGCTTTTCGACCGGACGCAAGATGGAGGCATCCTCCAGCGGAACTTTGGTGGCCATCAATACCCACGCCTCGCACACGTCGGTGACCGGACAGGACTGGAAATGATTCGTGCCTTACAGGACCACGGTATCCACCAAGGCATTGAAGTACACATGGAGAATACCATTATTTCGCTCTTGAAAACGGGTGACAGGGTATCGGGTGCCTTTGGTTACGAGCGTGAAAAGGGACGATTCAAGGTTTTTTCTGCGAAAGCTGTTGTTTTAGCAACCGGTGGGGTCGGAAAGGCATATAAAATCACGAGTAATAGTTGGGAATATACCGGGGATGGACACGCTCTGGCATACCACGCTGGCGCAGAACTCATAGACATGGAGTTCGTCCAGTTTCATCCTACGGGCATGGTGTGGCCCCCGAGTGTTCGAGGTATCTTGGTCACAGAGGGAGTGCGTGGTGAAGGCGGTGTTCTCACAAACAGCGAAGGCAAACGCTTCATGTTCGACGACATTCCCGAACTCTATGTAAACCAGACAGCAGACACTCCTGAAGAAGGCTGGTTGTATACGCAAGGTGACCGTGATGCGCGTCGTCCGCCGGAACTCCTCACACGTGATCACGTTGCCCGGTGTATTGTTCGAGAAGTGCAAGAGGGACGAGGCAGCCCACACGGGGGTGTATTCTTGGATATAGCGTGGATTAAGGAAAAAATTCCGAACGCCCCAGAACACATCCGTAGGAAACTGCCGAGCATGTACCACCAGTTCAGGGAACTCGCCGAAATTGACATCACGTCGGAACCGATGGAGGTGGGTCCAACGACACACTACATCATGGGTGGTATCCGTGTTGATGCAAATTCACAGATGACAGCGGTGCCCGGACTCTTCGCTGCAGGCGAATGTGCTGCCGGTTTACACGGCGCAAATAGACTCGGTGGTAACTCACTATCAGACTTGCTCGTTTTCGGCAAACGTGCTGGCGAATATGCAGCGCAATTTGCAATGGAAAATACGTCTGTCTCACTGGATGAAGCAGAAATTGAGACAATCGCTGCGCATACACTCAAGCCTTTTGAAAACCCTGCAGACGATGGTAGCGGAGAGAAGGTGGGTCCTTATGACATCCAGGCACAACTGCAAGAAAAAATGCAGGATCTGGTAGGCATCGCTCGAAGTCAAGAGAGTCTTACACAGGCTTTGGAAGAGATTCAAAACTTGCGTGGGAAAGCCGAGAACGTTCACGCCATTGGCAATCGTGAATATAATGCTGGATGGCATACTGCTCTTGATCTAGACTGTCTCCTGACGGTTTCCGAAGCGATTGCCCTTGCGGCGTTAGAGCGCAGGGCAAGCATAGGCGCGCATTCACGGGACGATTATCCTGAAAAAGAGGAACCCGGTGCCGGCAAATACAACACTGTCATCAAGAAAACGGACAACGGAGCGATGGAGATCCGACGACATCCAGTTGATGAACTCCGGGCGGACCTGAAGGAAATCATAGACGAGATGGGGTAG
- the prmC gene encoding peptide chain release factor N(5)-glutamine methyltransferase codes for MPNKIWRVVELLDWTAGYFEQHSIPTPRLDAEVLLGHLLNKGRLQLYLDFDMPVFQEHLTPFRKLIQRRIEHTPVSYLTNRKEFLSLDFYVDERVLIPRPETEQLVETILAIKTDTPQRVLEIGTGSGVIATSLAVHASAWDIVATDISEPALAVAQQNAETHACSSQITFMSGDLFEPIKMIALPEERQFDWIVCNPPYIKNVERGSLSPDVRDYEPEIALFAGDDGLTVIRRLITEAPQYLAPNGKLLFEIGDTQADPVRALINAEPAYCTYELLKDYAEKDRLALASVSSAHAPV; via the coding sequence ATGCCCAATAAGATATGGCGCGTGGTGGAGTTACTCGACTGGACAGCTGGATATTTTGAACAGCACAGTATCCCAACGCCAAGGTTAGATGCCGAAGTTCTGCTCGGACACCTATTAAATAAAGGTCGCTTACAACTCTACCTTGACTTCGACATGCCTGTCTTCCAAGAACACCTCACACCTTTTCGCAAACTGATCCAAAGGCGAATTGAGCATACACCTGTCAGCTATCTAACGAATCGAAAAGAGTTCCTATCTTTAGATTTTTACGTCGATGAACGGGTCTTGATTCCGAGACCCGAGACGGAACAACTCGTTGAAACAATCCTCGCAATAAAAACGGATACACCGCAGCGGGTGCTTGAAATCGGGACAGGTAGCGGCGTTATTGCTACGAGCCTTGCAGTACACGCGTCAGCGTGGGACATTGTTGCGACCGATATATCCGAACCCGCCCTTGCGGTCGCACAACAAAACGCCGAAACACATGCGTGCTCATCACAGATTACGTTTATGTCCGGGGACCTGTTTGAACCGATAAAGATGATAGCCCTCCCTGAAGAGCGACAATTCGATTGGATCGTTTGCAATCCGCCCTATATTAAAAACGTAGAACGGGGTAGCCTCAGTCCTGATGTCCGAGACTATGAACCTGAGATTGCCCTCTTTGCAGGCGACGACGGCCTTACTGTGATTCGGCGATTAATTACGGAAGCTCCGCAATACCTCGCACCGAATGGAAAGCTACTTTTTGAGATCGGAGACACACAGGCAGACCCTGTTCGCGCCCTCATCAATGCGGAACCCGCCTATTGCACATACGAACTTCTCAAAGACTATGCGGAAAAAGATCGCCTCGCCCTCGCCAGTGTATCATCAGCGCATGCCCCCGTGTAG
- a CDS encoding Gfo/Idh/MocA family oxidoreductase, giving the protein MKEVKVGIVGCGGIAGGKHLPGHKSVEGVSIIAACDIDEARAKAFAKQHDIPHVFSDYEELAAMDELDAVSVCTPNNFHAGPTIAALNAGKHVICEKPIAANAIDGQAMVDAQKVSGKVLQIGLQSRFRAEARTLRKLYDEGFFGDIYYARAMSVRRRGVPASPSFLSKAIAGGGPLIDIGVHILDVLLWMIGCPKPIEAFGMATKKFGHRKNVINPWGKWNPEEFEVEDFAMGTIHFEGGLTITLETAWASHIENIGGTFFMGDLAGATYEPLQIYRDKKDEMVNYKPKLLTGLPSEFESFHKAVREGLPSPVPAEEVLNVAKIFDAIYESARIGRSVPIL; this is encoded by the coding sequence ATGAAAGAAGTCAAAGTAGGCATCGTTGGGTGTGGTGGCATCGCCGGAGGTAAACATCTTCCCGGTCATAAGAGTGTCGAAGGTGTTTCGATTATCGCAGCATGCGATATTGACGAAGCACGCGCAAAAGCGTTCGCCAAACAGCACGACATCCCACACGTTTTCAGTGATTACGAAGAATTGGCTGCAATGGATGAATTGGATGCGGTGAGCGTTTGCACACCGAATAACTTCCATGCCGGTCCGACGATTGCCGCCTTGAACGCTGGAAAACACGTTATCTGTGAAAAGCCGATTGCCGCCAATGCCATAGACGGGCAGGCGATGGTAGACGCACAGAAAGTTAGTGGCAAAGTGCTGCAGATTGGGTTACAATCGCGATTCCGCGCTGAAGCACGCACGTTGCGAAAACTCTACGATGAAGGGTTCTTTGGCGACATCTACTATGCCCGAGCAATGTCGGTACGACGGCGTGGAGTCCCCGCCTCACCATCGTTTCTCAGTAAAGCCATCGCAGGCGGTGGTCCGCTCATTGATATCGGCGTGCATATCCTTGATGTCTTGCTTTGGATGATTGGTTGTCCGAAACCGATTGAAGCCTTCGGCATGGCAACCAAAAAATTTGGGCATAGAAAGAATGTTATCAACCCGTGGGGTAAATGGAATCCTGAAGAATTCGAGGTCGAGGATTTTGCAATGGGCACAATCCATTTTGAAGGCGGGTTGACAATAACCTTAGAAACCGCATGGGCATCACATATTGAGAACATCGGCGGCACTTTTTTCATGGGGGATTTAGCCGGTGCGACATACGAACCGCTTCAGATTTACCGCGATAAAAAGGATGAGATGGTGAATTACAAGCCGAAACTTCTCACAGGTTTGCCGAGTGAATTTGAATCGTTCCACAAAGCAGTTCGGGAGGGCTTACCGTCTCCAGTGCCAGCAGAGGAGGTGCTGAACGTCGCAAAAATCTTCGATGCGATCTATGAATCCGCTCGGATAGGACGTTCCGTCCCTATTTTATAG
- the queF gene encoding preQ(1) synthase, translating into MSQSTGYDDLQTHIRQLKTPAIETWENQYSVRDYTIEITNLEFTAVCPKTGLPDFATLCITYVPDRDCVELKSLKEYFLFFRDIGIFHEHVVNKVLEDFVEACHPRKAEVMGDFNIRGGIKTVVRASYQKPTQE; encoded by the coding sequence ATGAGCCAGTCAACCGGCTATGATGACTTACAAACCCATATCCGCCAACTGAAAACACCCGCAATCGAAACATGGGAAAATCAATACAGCGTCCGAGATTACACAATCGAGATTACCAATTTAGAGTTTACTGCGGTATGTCCTAAAACGGGGTTGCCGGATTTCGCGACGCTCTGCATCACTTACGTGCCGGACCGGGACTGTGTAGAATTGAAATCGTTGAAAGAGTACTTTCTTTTTTTTCGGGATATCGGTATTTTTCACGAACATGTAGTGAATAAGGTGCTTGAAGATTTTGTGGAAGCGTGTCATCCACGGAAGGCGGAAGTTATGGGTGATTTCAACATCCGCGGTGGTATCAAAACGGTTGTGCGGGCAAGTTATCAGAAACCGACACAAGAATAG
- a CDS encoding succinate dehydrogenase/fumarate reductase iron-sulfur subunit — protein MAKATFRIWRGNAEGAQFVDYDTEVSEGMVVLDAVHRIQAEQANDLAVRWNCKAGKCGSCSAEVNGQPKLMCMTRLNDLPLEEPVTVEPMRAFPLIKDLVTDVSWNFRVKEKMKPFAPRPPDAEDGTWRMEQEDIDHVQEFRKCIECFLCQDVCHVLREHDLHDEFIGPRFFVYAASLEMHPIDTENRLEELKDSDGIGYCNITKCCTKVCPEHITITDNAIIPLKERVVDQFYDPIKKLFRVFSR, from the coding sequence ATGGCGAAAGCAACTTTTAGAATCTGGCGCGGCAATGCGGAGGGTGCGCAATTTGTCGATTACGATACTGAGGTCTCCGAAGGTATGGTGGTCTTAGACGCTGTCCACCGCATCCAAGCTGAACAAGCGAATGATCTGGCAGTCCGATGGAATTGTAAGGCAGGCAAATGCGGTTCCTGCTCCGCCGAAGTCAATGGGCAGCCGAAATTAATGTGTATGACGCGCCTGAATGACTTACCCCTTGAGGAACCCGTTACAGTCGAACCGATGCGGGCATTTCCGCTCATCAAAGATCTCGTTACAGACGTGTCGTGGAACTTTAGGGTTAAAGAGAAAATGAAACCCTTTGCGCCGCGACCGCCTGACGCTGAAGATGGTACATGGCGAATGGAACAGGAAGATATCGACCACGTCCAAGAGTTTCGGAAGTGCATTGAGTGTTTCCTCTGTCAAGATGTGTGCCATGTTCTTCGGGAACACGATCTTCATGACGAATTTATTGGACCGCGGTTCTTCGTCTATGCTGCTTCCTTAGAGATGCACCCGATTGACACCGAAAATCGACTGGAAGAATTGAAGGACTCAGATGGTATTGGGTATTGTAACATTACAAAGTGCTGCACGAAGGTATGCCCGGAGCATATCACAATTACGGACAACGCCATCATCCCGCTTAAAGAGCGTGTAGTTGATCAGTTCTACGATCCAATAAAAAAACTTTTTCGTGTTTTTAGTCGTTAA
- a CDS encoding Gfo/Idh/MocA family oxidoreductase: METSKNDILRVGVIGPGGAGRGNTLGFATRPDAEIVAAVDTHEASLDALEDALKERVDGYKANSFKRYLGEHEFVEMLNHEDLDIVGVFSPHSLHDIHTKYALRAGCHVIVEKPMANVVGDAIAVTKIAIGSGLHLVGGYQRHYEDTYMAARRAISEGRIGNLQKFDVYMAQRWGAHGWRGDPRFSGGGQPNDSGSHIQDIFLWMTGTLPVEVYGTTDMKFEDDNGNVITKLVEINSYSDVTLDNGAEGTITILGNTRVGFEEWFILEGDEGTIEIKNGIRYIPKDGEPEPLSYQRPEGYPQNKVDQLVGLVKGEYDTNYTSGINGVRTSWLTNCILEAGKGPDAKNRVNCDAVIKKEGYTRQEVLAFIDECASKSCH, encoded by the coding sequence ATGGAAACCAGCAAGAACGATATTTTAAGAGTCGGTGTGATTGGACCCGGAGGTGCTGGACGCGGTAACACACTGGGTTTCGCGACACGTCCGGATGCAGAGATTGTCGCTGCTGTGGACACCCATGAAGCGAGTTTAGACGCTTTAGAAGACGCGCTCAAAGAACGCGTTGACGGCTATAAAGCGAATAGTTTCAAACGTTACCTCGGCGAACACGAATTCGTCGAAATGCTGAATCATGAAGATTTAGATATTGTCGGTGTGTTCTCGCCGCACTCCCTGCACGATATTCACACAAAATATGCGCTGCGTGCCGGATGTCATGTCATCGTCGAAAAACCGATGGCGAATGTCGTCGGCGATGCAATCGCTGTAACGAAAATTGCGATAGGGAGTGGGTTACACCTCGTCGGTGGGTATCAACGCCATTACGAAGATACCTATATGGCAGCGAGGCGCGCAATCTCGGAAGGTCGTATCGGAAATCTACAGAAATTCGATGTCTATATGGCACAACGATGGGGGGCACACGGCTGGCGTGGAGATCCACGCTTCTCTGGTGGTGGTCAACCTAACGATTCTGGAAGTCATATCCAAGACATATTCTTGTGGATGACTGGGACATTGCCGGTTGAAGTCTACGGCACAACCGATATGAAATTCGAGGATGACAACGGAAATGTTATCACAAAACTTGTTGAAATTAATTCCTACTCTGATGTAACATTGGATAACGGTGCTGAAGGCACAATCACTATCCTCGGTAACACGCGCGTTGGGTTCGAGGAATGGTTCATTCTTGAGGGAGACGAAGGTACGATTGAAATCAAAAACGGCATCCGCTACATACCCAAAGATGGTGAACCCGAACCTCTTTCCTATCAGCGTCCAGAAGGGTATCCTCAGAATAAGGTTGACCAGCTCGTCGGTTTGGTGAAAGGCGAATACGACACAAACTATACCTCCGGCATCAACGGAGTCCGTACCAGTTGGTTGACGAATTGCATCCTCGAAGCAGGCAAAGGACCTGACGCGAAGAACAGAGTCAATTGTGACGCGGTCATTAAAAAAGAGGGTTATACCCGTCAAGAGGTTTTAGCATTTATTGATGAATGTGCATCCAAATCGTGTCACTAA
- the rpmE gene encoding 50S ribosomal protein L31: MKPEIHPEMVECVITCVCGATHKTLAIQSTMRVDICGKCHPFYTGQQARFIDTAGRVESFRRRYGLTEDNE; encoded by the coding sequence ATGAAACCTGAAATTCACCCCGAAATGGTAGAATGTGTTATCACATGCGTCTGTGGCGCGACCCATAAAACGCTCGCGATCCAGTCGACAATGCGAGTGGATATCTGTGGGAAATGTCATCCATTCTACACCGGGCAGCAAGCTCGTTTTATTGACACTGCCGGGCGCGTTGAAAGTTTCCGTCGACGCTACGGGCTAACTGAAGATAATGAGTAG